GCGTGCGATACCATCGCCCACTTCAAGGACTCGTCCTACCTCACTCGTCTCGATTTCGCCGCGAAAGTCTTCAATTTCCTTCTGGATGACTGAAGCGATCTCGTCCGCTTTGAATTTCATGTATGCTCCTATTGCTCAATCGTCCGCGTAATTGTTTTAACCGCGTACGCAGTGAACCGTCATAGACTGTGTCATCAACTTGAATTACAAGACCACCAATTACAGATTGGTCTATTGATGTTTCTATTACTGGGGAAAAACCGAGTGCTTCGTTCAAACATTTCTCAATGTTTGTCAGATTTTGTTCTGATAACTCAAATGCAGACCGAACAGAGACTGCCTTTTTTCCGGCTTCTGTATCGCGCAATGTCTTGATTTGAGTAAAGATCAGAGGTAACAGCTCCAGTCTTTCATGACGAGCCAGAACTCTCAGGAAGTTTGTGAGAAGTTCTGAAGCATGGGGAGCGAAGACACGATCCACCAGGCTTAATCGCTCGTCTTTGTTGAGTGCATTTGACATCAACATTCTTCCAAACACTGGTTGCTGAGTCATAGCGAGGTCGATAACTTCAGTAAACTCTTCGATTACGGAATCTCTCTCCGATTCTTTAATCGAACCAAGAAATGCTTTGGAATAAACCTTCGCGACCGATGTAG
The Gimesia aquarii DNA segment above includes these coding regions:
- the atpH gene encoding ATP synthase F1 subunit delta, which translates into the protein MNDQKEVKTHVPSVMEDPSATSVAKVYSKAFLGSIKESERDSVIEEFTEVIDLAMTQQPVFGRMLMSNALNKDERLSLVDRVFAPHASELLTNFLRVLARHERLELLPLIFTQIKTLRDTEAGKKAVSVRSAFELSEQNLTNIEKCLNEALGFSPVIETSIDQSVIGGLVIQVDDTVYDGSLRTRLKQLRGRLSNRSIHEIQSGRDRFSHPEGN